A single region of the Pseudomonas sp. GGS8 genome encodes:
- a CDS encoding putative selenate ABC transporter substrate-binding protein, whose translation MLKRTLAVAVGLSLSFCTLLAQAAETLKVSAIPDEAPTELLRKFKPLGAYLEQQLGMKVEFVPVSDYPAVVEALATDRIDLAWLGGFTFVQARLKTGNAIPLVQREQDAQFTSKFITADPAVKSLADLKGKTFAFGSVSSTSGSLMPRYFMLKEGIKPESYFSRVGYSGAHDATVAWVQAGKVDAGVLNASVWEKLVAAGKVDTTKVKVFSTTPAYFDYNWTVRGTLDPALAAKIKAAFLALDPANPRDKEILDLQAASRFIETKPENYKGIEEAARAAELLK comes from the coding sequence ATGCTCAAGCGTACCCTGGCAGTGGCCGTCGGCTTGTCCTTGTCTTTTTGCACCCTGCTGGCGCAAGCCGCCGAGACCCTGAAAGTCAGCGCGATTCCCGATGAAGCCCCGACCGAACTGCTGCGCAAGTTCAAGCCGCTTGGCGCCTATCTGGAACAACAATTGGGCATGAAGGTTGAGTTCGTGCCTGTCAGCGACTATCCGGCGGTGGTCGAGGCGCTGGCTACCGATCGCATCGACCTGGCCTGGCTGGGCGGCTTCACGTTCGTGCAGGCACGCCTGAAAACCGGCAATGCCATTCCGTTGGTGCAGCGCGAACAGGACGCTCAATTCACCAGCAAATTCATCACCGCCGACCCAGCCGTCAAGTCCCTCGCCGATCTCAAGGGCAAGACCTTTGCATTCGGCTCGGTGTCCTCCACTTCCGGCAGTCTCATGCCGCGCTATTTCATGCTCAAGGAGGGCATCAAGCCGGAAAGCTATTTCAGTCGCGTAGGCTATTCCGGTGCCCATGACGCCACTGTCGCCTGGGTCCAGGCCGGCAAGGTCGACGCCGGGGTGCTCAACGCCAGCGTGTGGGAAAAACTGGTCGCCGCCGGCAAGGTCGATACCACCAAGGTCAAAGTGTTTTCGACCACCCCAGCCTACTTCGACTACAACTGGACGGTGCGCGGAACCCTCGACCCGGCGCTGGCGGCCAAGATAAAGGCTGCGTTCCTGGCGCTCGATCCGGCGAACCCGAGGGACAAGGAGATTCTGGACCTGCAAGCCGCCAGCCGCTTCATCGAAACCAAGCCTGAGAACTACAAGGGCATCGAGGAAGCCGCACGCGCCGCCGAACTGCTCAAATGA
- a CDS encoding OprD family porin, with the protein MNDLISTQRLYVPAGTLLGLSLLCAPAAQADFIADSKGSLEARNFYFNRDFRQADSRDKAEEWAQGFLLRMESGYTAGTLGFGLDALGMAGFKLDSGGGTAGTNLLPADLSGGSQNSYSKLGMTAKVRLSNSTLKLGTLQIKDPVVNSNDTRLLPSTFKGGVVNVQEIDHLKLTAGQLTQINVVDSTDYQNMTANRIGGQSDKFQFAGADYQFMPNLTAQYRYGKLENIYQQNYLGLVHSLDLGKGQSLKSDVRYARSTEDGSFRKLDNQAFGALFTYSLGGHAVGFGYQRMSGDDPFPYIGRSDPFLVNFVQIGDFANIDEHSWQARYDYNFAALGVPGLSFMTRYISGDNVQRAAPGEGKEWERNTDIAYVVQDGTLKGLGLKWRNASVRSNFGNDLDENRLILSYTLALW; encoded by the coding sequence ATGAACGATTTGATTTCCACCCAACGCTTGTACGTCCCGGCGGGCACATTGCTGGGCTTGAGCCTGCTCTGTGCACCGGCTGCTCAGGCGGACTTCATTGCCGACAGTAAAGGCAGCCTGGAAGCGCGCAATTTCTATTTCAATCGCGATTTCCGCCAGGCCGATTCGCGGGACAAGGCCGAGGAATGGGCGCAAGGCTTCCTGTTGCGGATGGAGTCTGGTTACACCGCCGGCACTCTGGGCTTTGGCCTGGATGCCTTGGGCATGGCCGGTTTCAAACTGGACTCTGGTGGAGGGACTGCGGGCACCAATCTGTTGCCGGCGGATTTGTCCGGTGGCTCCCAAAATAGCTACAGCAAATTGGGCATGACCGCCAAAGTGCGCTTGTCCAACAGCACCCTGAAGCTTGGGACTTTGCAAATCAAGGACCCGGTGGTGAACTCCAATGACACTCGCTTGTTACCGTCTACCTTCAAGGGCGGCGTGGTCAATGTGCAGGAAATCGACCATTTGAAGCTCACGGCCGGTCAACTCACACAGATCAATGTTGTTGACTCCACCGATTATCAGAACATGACCGCCAACCGCATCGGCGGGCAAAGTGACAAGTTCCAGTTTGCCGGGGCTGACTATCAGTTCATGCCGAACCTGACTGCGCAGTACCGCTACGGCAAGCTGGAAAATATCTACCAGCAGAACTACCTCGGGCTGGTGCACTCGCTGGACCTGGGCAAGGGCCAGTCGCTCAAGAGCGACGTGCGCTATGCGCGCAGTACCGAAGACGGCAGTTTCCGTAAGCTCGACAACCAGGCCTTTGGTGCACTGTTTACCTACAGCCTTGGTGGCCATGCTGTGGGCTTCGGCTACCAGCGCATGAGCGGCGACGATCCGTTTCCGTATATCGGGCGCAGCGATCCGTTCCTGGTCAACTTCGTGCAAATCGGCGACTTCGCCAACATCGACGAGCATTCCTGGCAAGCACGCTACGACTACAACTTTGCGGCACTCGGTGTGCCGGGGCTGAGTTTTATGACCCGCTACATCTCTGGCGACAATGTGCAACGCGCAGCGCCAGGTGAAGGCAAGGAATGGGAGCGCAATACCGATATCGCTTATGTGGTGCAGGACGGTACGTTGAAGGGGCTGGGCCTCAAATGGCGCAACGCGTCAGTGCGTTCGAACTTCGGTAATGATCTGGATGAGAACCGCTTGATCCTCAGCTACACCCTGGCGCTTTGGTAA
- a CDS encoding MFS transporter — protein MEKTIIDSVPSGTGRAGPFSWYGPLSKNEKRTFWSCKIGYALDGMDTQMLSFVIPTLIATWGISKGDAGMIGTCTLLASAAGGWVAGILSDRIGRVRTLQLTVLWFALFTFLCGLAQNYEQLLVARTLMGFGFGGEWTAGAVLIGEVIRSQDRGKAVGMVQAGWALGWGLTALLYAGLFSFLPPEEAWRALFMIGLVPALFVLVIRRLVKESDTFEHTRRERKAKPEQDSPWAFFEIFSPRMLSTTLRASLLTTGALGGYYAITTWLPTYLKTERGLSVLGTGGYLAMVIVGSYIGYVTSALLTDAIGRKKNFILFAVGSMAIVLAYTQLPIDNSLMLWLGFPLGFFASGIFAGMGAFLTELFPTRMRGSGQGFCYNAGRSIAALFPLFIGALSDKLPIGTGIGIFAAGAYGVVILAALSLPETRGRQLEP, from the coding sequence ATGGAAAAGACCATAATTGACAGCGTGCCTTCAGGCACGGGCCGCGCCGGCCCGTTCAGTTGGTACGGCCCTCTGTCAAAAAATGAGAAACGCACATTCTGGAGCTGCAAGATCGGCTATGCCCTGGACGGCATGGACACTCAGATGCTGAGTTTCGTGATTCCCACACTGATCGCCACCTGGGGCATTTCCAAGGGCGATGCCGGAATGATCGGCACCTGTACGTTGCTGGCCTCGGCGGCAGGCGGGTGGGTTGCCGGGATTTTGTCCGACCGCATCGGCCGGGTACGAACCCTGCAGCTGACGGTCCTGTGGTTCGCGCTCTTCACCTTTTTGTGTGGGCTGGCGCAGAACTACGAGCAATTGCTGGTGGCCCGGACCTTGATGGGCTTTGGCTTCGGCGGTGAATGGACGGCGGGCGCGGTGCTGATCGGCGAAGTGATTCGCTCACAGGATCGGGGCAAAGCGGTAGGCATGGTTCAGGCCGGTTGGGCTCTGGGTTGGGGGCTGACGGCGTTGCTCTATGCCGGGTTGTTCAGTTTTCTACCGCCGGAAGAAGCCTGGCGGGCGCTGTTCATGATCGGCTTGGTGCCTGCGTTGTTTGTGCTGGTGATTCGCCGGCTAGTCAAGGAATCGGACACCTTTGAGCACACCCGGCGCGAGCGCAAGGCCAAACCTGAGCAGGACTCGCCGTGGGCGTTTTTCGAAATTTTCTCACCACGGATGCTCAGCACCACCTTGCGTGCGTCGTTGTTGACCACCGGCGCGCTGGGCGGCTACTACGCGATCACCACCTGGTTGCCGACCTACCTGAAAACCGAACGGGGCCTGAGCGTGCTCGGCACCGGCGGATATCTGGCGATGGTTATCGTCGGTTCGTACATCGGCTATGTGACCAGTGCGCTGCTGACCGATGCCATCGGTCGCAAGAAGAACTTCATCCTGTTCGCTGTCGGTTCCATGGCGATTGTCCTGGCCTACACCCAGTTGCCCATCGATAACAGCTTGATGCTCTGGCTCGGTTTCCCGCTGGGCTTTTTCGCCTCAGGGATCTTTGCCGGCATGGGGGCATTTCTCACCGAGTTGTTTCCGACTCGCATGCGCGGTTCGGGCCAGGGCTTCTGCTACAACGCCGGACGCTCCATCGCCGCGCTGTTCCCGTTGTTCATCGGTGCGCTGAGCGACAAGCTGCCAATTGGTACGGGTATCGGAATCTTCGCAGCCGGTGCTTATGGCGTGGTGATTCTGGCGGCGTTGAGTCTGCCGGAAACCCGCGGTCGACAACTCGAGCCCTGA
- a CDS encoding LysR family transcriptional regulator, producing MNLKFLETFVWVARLQSFSLTAEKMFSTQAAISSRIASLEEELGLRLFVRDSRGVSLTPEGVKVLDYAEQMLEVQRALKHSLDNTSQQQGLVRIGVMDTVIHTWLSPFMSTLMQTFPTVEIEINADAARNLCDQLQKGYLDIVFQTDLIRHESVRNLELAHYPMHWIAASNSIYARPFASLAELASERIITFVKNSRPHQDVLNLLHAHGISTPRVSCVNSVSAMTRLIRDGFGIGALPAALVAKPLASGELIQLEPGTSLPQLDVVASWRAGVGLELIESIVNMSRQVVCQYAEDVGPLRMVPTPGLNSRQPIE from the coding sequence ATGAACCTCAAATTCCTCGAAACCTTCGTCTGGGTTGCCCGACTGCAAAGCTTTAGCCTGACCGCGGAGAAAATGTTCAGCACTCAGGCCGCTATCTCCAGCCGGATTGCCTCGCTGGAAGAGGAGTTGGGCCTGCGTTTGTTCGTGCGTGATTCGCGTGGGGTGTCACTGACACCCGAAGGTGTGAAAGTGCTCGACTATGCCGAGCAGATGCTTGAGGTTCAGCGAGCGTTGAAGCACTCGCTGGACAACACCAGCCAGCAGCAGGGCCTGGTGCGTATCGGCGTGATGGATACAGTGATCCACACTTGGCTCAGCCCGTTTATGTCGACCTTGATGCAGACTTTCCCCACCGTGGAAATCGAGATCAACGCCGACGCCGCGCGCAACCTGTGCGACCAGCTGCAAAAAGGCTATCTGGACATCGTGTTCCAGACTGACCTGATCCGCCACGAAAGCGTACGTAATCTCGAATTGGCGCACTATCCCATGCACTGGATCGCCGCCAGCAACTCGATCTATGCCCGCCCCTTTGCCTCCCTTGCCGAGTTGGCCAGTGAGCGCATCATCACCTTCGTTAAAAACTCACGACCCCATCAGGATGTACTCAACCTCCTGCACGCCCATGGCATCAGTACGCCGCGAGTCAGTTGCGTCAACTCTGTTTCAGCCATGACCCGGTTGATTCGAGACGGCTTCGGTATTGGCGCATTACCGGCCGCATTAGTGGCTAAGCCCTTGGCCAGTGGCGAGCTGATTCAGCTGGAACCGGGCACAAGCTTGCCACAATTGGATGTCGTGGCTTCGTGGCGCGCCGGAGTCGGCCTGGAATTGATCGAGAGCATCGTCAACATGAGTCGCCAAGTGGTTTGCCAATACGCTGAGGATGTCGGCCCGCTTCGAATGGTTCCAACGCCCGGTCTCAACAGCCGACAGCCCATTGAATAA
- a CDS encoding putative hydro-lyase, which yields MNQSVLSFEQLQQRSPLALRQSIAAGQYRGHTSGLAQGRVQANIVILPNDWANEFLRYCTLNRQACPVLDVTEPGDPHFRNLGTAIDIRHDVPRYRVYRHGELSEEPSDIEHLWQDDMVAFALGCSFSFEQPLLEAGIRLRHIDLGRNVAMFRTNIDTRSTARLSGKLVVTMRPMKAAAAIQAIQITARMPNVHGAPVHIGDPALIGIHSLSNPDYGDAVPIEADEIPVFWACGVTPQSVVQASRPPLCITHAPGCMLVTDLWNSAL from the coding sequence ATGAATCAGTCAGTCCTGTCCTTTGAGCAATTGCAGCAGCGTTCTCCTCTGGCTCTGCGCCAAAGCATTGCCGCCGGGCAATATCGGGGCCATACCAGCGGCTTGGCCCAAGGTCGGGTGCAAGCCAATATCGTGATTCTGCCCAATGATTGGGCTAACGAGTTTCTCCGGTATTGCACGCTCAATCGGCAGGCGTGTCCGGTGCTCGACGTTACCGAACCGGGTGATCCGCATTTTCGTAATCTCGGGACGGCCATTGATATCCGCCATGACGTGCCCCGATACAGGGTCTATCGCCATGGCGAGCTGAGCGAAGAACCGTCGGATATCGAGCATTTGTGGCAGGACGACATGGTCGCCTTTGCCCTCGGCTGCTCGTTCTCTTTTGAACAACCCCTGCTTGAGGCTGGCATCCGCCTCAGGCACATAGATCTGGGGCGCAATGTCGCGATGTTCCGGACCAACATCGACACACGCTCGACCGCTCGCCTGTCCGGCAAACTGGTGGTGACCATGCGCCCGATGAAAGCCGCCGCGGCGATCCAGGCGATTCAGATCACCGCACGCATGCCCAATGTCCACGGGGCGCCCGTACACATCGGTGATCCGGCGCTGATTGGCATCCATTCGCTAAGCAACCCGGACTACGGCGATGCCGTACCGATCGAAGCCGACGAAATCCCGGTGTTCTGGGCCTGCGGCGTGACCCCGCAATCGGTGGTGCAAGCTTCACGTCCGCCGCTGTGCATCACCCATGCCCCCGGTTGTATGCTGGTGACGGATTTATGGAATAGCGCTTTATAA